In Desulfallas thermosapovorans DSM 6562, the DNA window GGGCTTCGCCCGGGTATGAGTTCGGTTAGTGTTTTAAAGGAGGGGTTTCGTATGAAGGTTATTCTGGAAAATGAACTGGAAAAGTGCGCCTGGGAAATTATGATGGCAGCCCATCATAAGTGGAAGAGAAATTATGGCAGTTCGATGTGTGACTATTTGGATTTCTATTTTGAGGATATTTACAAAGAGGAAGCCGATAAGGCGGTGAACGACGAGGTTGATCGACGGCTGCGGGATAAGTTTGGCGATGAGTTTTTTGTTAGCGAGGATGAATATGTAAAATCGGAATTAGAAGTATATGCACTTGATGAATTGACTGATGAGGAAAGGCAGCAGTTGGAACAAGATTTTCGTGAGGATTACGAGTATGTGTGGGAGCAGATTGAAGACGAAAGAGATTATCTGTTGGAGGATGTGAGGCAAAAATTGAGAGGCGTTTATTATACTTTTTTCAATGGACCACAAAGGCTGACGATTATTTATAACGGTGAGGTTATCCAGGGGGTTGATAATGGGCAGGAATGTGAGGCGTGAAGGTGGTTGCTTGTTGGAGTAGGAGGCATTACACCCGCTATGCTTAGCGGCGAAGGGTGTAATGCTCCCGGCACCACCCCAAAGGGCAGTTACCAACATTATAGCTTGCCTTTGGGGGTGAAGTAAATCTGACTCCAGGGAGGTGCGTTATTATTACAGGCAGGCGGTGTTTGGTTGAGGATGCAATTGCGGGACATGTTTATCGGCTTTTAGCCGGTTTTGTGGCAAAACACAATATTTCGGTTGTATACATGCCGGTGAAAGAGCTAACAGTGGGCTATATTGACGGCTTATTTATTCACTCGGATATTGATGATGCTATTTTTATTGATAAGGATTTACCCTTGGCGGAAAAGTGTTTTGTTTTAGCTCATGAATTCGGACATTATGTGATGCACCGCAGACAAATGAATGCTGTTTGGGAAAAAAATTATTGGTCGGGCAGCAATAGCTCCTGGGTGGTCAAGAAGGAAGCTGAGGCGGATCGCTTTGCCTACCGGTTGCTTGATTTAGCAAAAAGGTCGGTACAAAGTGAAACGGGGAGGGGTTATTGTGAAAGCTGTTGAGTGTACCGCCGGGTATGTTGAATGCACTGCAGGGCAACATATTAATTCAAATTTAATTAAACTGCGCGAGCTCATAGAGGAAACAGTGCTATTAGATGAACCAGTGGACGGATGGTGGTCGAGATTATTCAAAGAGCTTTCCCTGATTGATTATACGGCTGTTCTAGCGATTGTAATTACCGGTTATGACGAGGCCAAAAAGCAAACAAGGCCATGCAGCCACGAACAGGAGGGATATTAATAGAACGGCAATGGCAGGGTGTTAATACCCAAACTCATTTGTTGGAGAATAAATTATTATCCATGGTTCATAAGCTTATTGACCCTGACTTAAAACAATGTCTTCCCGAGGAATATAGGAAGAATAGTCCACTGGATACACTTGAAAATGCACGGTCATGGCTTTCTCCCATATATGATCCTGACGATGGGCCGAAGTACAATGAGCTAGTCGATGAGCTTGATTGTCATTATAATGACCTTTTACAGGTTGTTCCAGTTGAAAAACAAGGAAGTTTCTGTGATGTCTTTGGTCTCTATTTGGATTGTATGAATCAATTGTGTGCTATGGAAAAGGAAAACTTTTATAAAACGGGACTGCGGGATGGGTTTTTGTTGGCGGTGGAGCTGCTGGCGGTTCAAGGCGAAAATAAGGCCATAAATAAAACTGGCCTTAGGAACTACCCTTGATAGGCATAAAAAAGCTCTTTAAACGGCCTTCACGGGCTTCTAAGAGTGTTTATTAGCTAATCAGTTGGGTAAGGTTGACAGTAAGGCTGTGTAGTGGCCACCAGGTGGCCCCTGCATAGCCACCAACATGAAAGGGGGTGCTGCCGCGGACAATTTTGCGTCTTGTATGTGGTATAATGTGCTAAAATCGCCAAAGGGGAGGAACTTATCATGCGGAAGGTTTTAATTGTGCCTTTAATTGCCGTGATTATGCTTGCTATGACTGCGGCCATGGCCATGGCCGACAGTAAAGAGCAAATAGACGTATACGACCACCAGAAACAGCTTGTCAAATCCGTAGTATTTATAGTTGGCTTTGAACAATACTTCGTTGATGGACAAACGCCCGGTATTTCGATGGACGCCAAGCCGTTCATTGAAACAGGCCGCACCTTCGTGCCAATTCGTTATCTATCCAACGCCCTGGGCGTTACCGATGATTATATCGGTTGGGAAAGCCCCAAAGTAACCTTGGACGAGCCCGGCTTTCCGGTGGTGGAGTTGGCCGTAGGCAGTAAGACCATAAAAAGTGACGGCCAGGCCCAAACCATGGACGTTTCTCCGCTTTTGAGGGAAGGCCGCACATATCTCCCGGCCCGGTGGGTGGCCGAGGCCCTGGGCTATGAAGTCGAGTGGGATGCACAGAATCAGGTAGTACTTTGTTGGCCCAAAGGGGCAGCTAAGCCGGACGTGAGCAGCATAATTCAATATATCAAAAACCAAACCCCGGCAGTGCCCGTAGCACCGGTGCAGCCGACCCAACCGGAGCTACCGGCAGGTCCGGCAGGTGAAACCCGGCCCTTTAGCGGGAAACCGCTTGATCCGAATGATTATGTAGTTGCCGAGAGAAAGGCCATACCAGCGGAATTCAAACTGCCCGGTGCCAGCATCATGGAAATGACAGTAGAGGAACTGCGGCAAAAACCGGTTATGATGGGCGAAGCTAATGATTATAAAATTATTTATAGCGTAGATGTGCAAAAGGACATGATTTATGTAAAGCAAGCCGCAACCGGCCTTGCACCGGCCAGATTAATACTTGCCAAAGACAACGACCTATCAGTACAACGTGATAATACTCTAAAAAAATACAGCAGCAACCCTTTTACCCACGGCTACTATGTTAGCCTGGAAGCTGATCCGGGCGGCGGTACTAAAATCGAAGACGTAACTCATGTCATACTGTTATATTACGACCAAGCCCTGGCAATTAAAAACCCTCTTTACAAAGGAGGTAAATAACCAATGCGTTTAAAAAAGTTAATACTTCTGCTGGTAACTCTGCTGCTGCTCCCGGGAACGGCCTTGGCCAATCCCCAGGAGCAGTTTATTTTACAGGAAATTAAGGTGGGACACTTTGACGTATGGCAGCACACAGACGGCACCTGGCAGGATACCGATCATGACGGCGAAGTTGATCCATATGGACTTAAAGATAAAAAAGTGCCCGAACCACCATACACCTATCCTGATTCGCAATACGCAAACCAATTTACACCCACCAGGGTGGAGATAACAAAGATAACCCAAGCATCAAACTTGACGGATGAAGAACTAAAAAAAGCTGGCCGGTCGGAAACTTGGAGGGTTTTCAATGAAAATTATCTAACCAAACTCCCCAACGCCTACTCCGCCGCCAAAACCAGCGAGGACATCGCCCAAGGCACAGTCAGCGTCGAAAAAACCTTCGACCTGATGCCTGAATTGCTCGACCTAAAAGACCCCACCGTCCGTGCCGAGCTAGGCATGACCGACCGTGACTTCTCCGACATGGCCCAGGGCTGGCGTTGGTACACGCCGGTGCTGATAAAGTGGTACGGGGTACCCAAGGTGGTGGTACAACCCCCTGATTTCTCCGTCACCTTAGACCGGTACGAATTTAAAGACATGAACCCCGGTGACAAGATAACGCTTACAGCCACATTTAAACTAAACGAAAACCACCCGCAACCTGAAAGGGCTAAGCTGGGTGCTTTTCATGTTACAGGGACGGAATACACCGCTACAATGGTACCGGTTGAACCAAGCGATGCCCTTGACAGCAACGGGATTATTAAATTTAACCCCGGCGAAACAAAGCAATACAGAATAACCGTAACGGTCTCCACCAGAAACAGCGTAGTTCAGGCCAAGATTTGGCCCGCAGACACAACAATTGACGCCAACTGGACTAACAACCGTGCCGAAGCTCAAATCAGGCTAAATCAAAACCTTTGGACAGAACCGATTAGTAATACAAATCTGGAAACCCGGGAAGGTAACTCCGTTAACGTAACCGCAAGAATCCATAACGACAGCGGCAGCATGATTGTAACCCGCGTTATCTGGACCCTGGATGGTAAAGTAATCAAGGACATCAAGGACTTTGACGTTATAAGCCAGGGGGACAGCTCCATAACCGTTACCCCCGGCGTTGGTGAACATAATCTGACCGTAGAAGTTAACCCTGACAGGAATAAACCCGTAAACGAGGCAACTTTCGCTGATAATAAAACTACCTATACCATTAACGTAGCACCGCAGCGGGAAGAAGCGTCAGGGAACATCCAAATAATTGGCCCTGATGTATGGGATTGTTACAAAGAACAAAAACTGTATTCCTTCACAGTAAAAATATCAGGTTACTTACCATATGAGCGTTACCGGGACCGTGACGGTAACGTGCGTTACCGGAGTAAAACGTATAATATGACGGTCAAAACCAGCGGTGAAGGCGTTGAAACATACCAATGGACGCCGAACAACCAGTTCGGGAACCCGCAACTAACCAGGCCCGTGGTGAAAAGCTGGTCGGAGGGCTATTCGGCGTCCTCGGGTTCTTTCACCAAGAGTTTTCATTATGTGTTCCCGTATGTTGGAATGCGCGGTTTCTCCGATTCAACACTAGTGATTGAGGCAACGGACAGTAGATTCGGTACTGCACGCAAGGTGGTAACTATAAAACCGACACCGGTGAAAATCCCGGAATATAAACTTACACTATAGAAAGGGAGTTAAAAATTATGAAAAAGCTGACCATCTTAATTTCTCTAATTATTGCGTTAACAATGGTGCCTTTGGGGTCATTTGCTAATGAACCTGTTAGTGAGAAAAGTATCACTGTTCAAGATTGTATTGTGAAACTTATTTATGACAATGAAAACAATCCCCAGGAAGAAGCTAATTTTTATGGCCTGCGCCATATTTGCGAATCTTTTGGTTACGACGTTGAGTGGGACAGCGGCCAAAATTATGCTATAGTCACCGGGGGAAACGGGAAAACCCTCACTGATACTGATGGGAATAACATTGATGCTCTAGTAATTAGACCAGGAGCTTATGTAATCGAGTTGCTTGATGAAAGAAACGGAAAATTAGATGAATTACCTGCCGGTTATGAGCCGTTCATTGAGAATAACCGGTTATATGTGCATAGCTCTGTTTTTGAGAAGTATTTTGGCTTAAAGGCTGTTATTGATTAGTATATTGGAAAATGACGGTCCGGGTTTTACCCGGGCCGCTCATAGACCAAAGGGGGGATATCAATGTGCCACAATGATAATAGGGTGGAAGAAGCCATGGCAAAAGCCAAATACAAGCAACTTGACGATGGTACATATTACGGGGAAATTCCAGAATATCCAGGTGTGTGGGCTAACGAAAGGACACTGGAAGAGTGCCGGAGGGTTTTACAGGAAGTTCTAGAAGAATGGCTTATACTAAAAGAATTTGAAAATTCCCTGGAAGAAGTAGAAATAACGCCGGAGGAAGAAGAGGCAATAGCCC includes these proteins:
- a CDS encoding ImmA/IrrE family metallo-endopeptidase, with protein sequence MVEDAIAGHVYRLLAGFVAKHNISVVYMPVKELTVGYIDGLFIHSDIDDAIFIDKDLPLAEKCFVLAHEFGHYVMHRRQMNAVWEKNYWSGSNSSWVVKKEAEADRFAYRLLDLAKRSVQSETGRGYCESC
- a CDS encoding stalk domain-containing protein; translation: MRKVLIVPLIAVIMLAMTAAMAMADSKEQIDVYDHQKQLVKSVVFIVGFEQYFVDGQTPGISMDAKPFIETGRTFVPIRYLSNALGVTDDYIGWESPKVTLDEPGFPVVELAVGSKTIKSDGQAQTMDVSPLLREGRTYLPARWVAEALGYEVEWDAQNQVVLCWPKGAAKPDVSSIIQYIKNQTPAVPVAPVQPTQPELPAGPAGETRPFSGKPLDPNDYVVAERKAIPAEFKLPGASIMEMTVEELRQKPVMMGEANDYKIIYSVDVQKDMIYVKQAATGLAPARLILAKDNDLSVQRDNTLKKYSSNPFTHGYYVSLEADPGGGTKIEDVTHVILLYYDQALAIKNPLYKGGK
- a CDS encoding stalk domain-containing protein, coding for MKKLTILISLIIALTMVPLGSFANEPVSEKSITVQDCIVKLIYDNENNPQEEANFYGLRHICESFGYDVEWDSGQNYAIVTGGNGKTLTDTDGNNIDALVIRPGAYVIELLDERNGKLDELPAGYEPFIENNRLYVHSSVFEKYFGLKAVID
- a CDS encoding type II toxin-antitoxin system HicB family antitoxin — encoded protein: MCHNDNRVEEAMAKAKYKQLDDGTYYGEIPEYPGVWANERTLEECRRVLQEVLEEWLILKEFENSLEEVEITPEEEEAIAQGIAELDAGLGVKAKDVWKELGLLEDNDQQKKDGD